In one window of Arachis ipaensis cultivar K30076 chromosome B06, Araip1.1, whole genome shotgun sequence DNA:
- the LOC107647901 gene encoding uncharacterized protein LOC107647901 isoform X2, producing MTGDKGILSEERKHLLAVKKVELEKQIQERAGAQASSTTSFQQQDSSSTKGDVDSGNLQYGDHQSWGQTSLLGTKELESKLVLWKKRPQPVTCFAVMLMS from the exons ATGACTGGGGACAAAGGTATTCTTTCTGAAGAAAGGAAACATCTCCTAGCTGTCAAAAAAGTAGAGCTTGAAAAGCAAATTCAAGAAAGAGCTGGTGCACAAGCTTCGTCAACTACTTCTTTTCAGCAGCAAGATTCCTCTAGTACAAAGGGTGATGTTGACAGTGGTAATCTTCAG TATGGAGACCATCAGTCTTGGGGACAAACATCACTCTTGGGGACAAAAGAATTGGAATCAAAACTAGTGTTATGGAAGAAAAGGCCACAGCCTGTAACATGCTTTGCTGTTATGCTGATGAGTTGA
- the LOC107647901 gene encoding uncharacterized protein LOC107647901 isoform X1: MTGDKGILSEERKHLLAVKKVELEKQIQERAGAQASSTTSFQQQDSSSTKGDVDSVWRPSVLGTNITLGDKRIGIKTSVMEEKATACNMLCCYADELKEGFFPWIDQVRLGTL, translated from the exons ATGACTGGGGACAAAGGTATTCTTTCTGAAGAAAGGAAACATCTCCTAGCTGTCAAAAAAGTAGAGCTTGAAAAGCAAATTCAAGAAAGAGCTGGTGCACAAGCTTCGTCAACTACTTCTTTTCAGCAGCAAGATTCCTCTAGTACAAAGGGTGATGTTGACAGTG TATGGAGACCATCAGTCTTGGGGACAAACATCACTCTTGGGGACAAAAGAATTGGAATCAAAACTAGTGTTATGGAAGAAAAGGCCACAGCCTGTAACATGCTTTGCTGTTATGCTGATGAGTTGAAGGAAGGATTCTTTCCATGGATTGATCAGGTTAGACTGGGAACACTATAA